The sequence CGCGTCAGAATCCGAACAGGCTGCGATCGCCATTGCCATCATCGCCATGGCCCATGGGTTGAAGCTTCGCGTGCTGGCCGAAGGGGTCGAAACACAGCCGCAGCTCGACATCCTGCGCGACCAGGGATGCGACGCCATTCAAGGCTACTTCTTCAGCCATCCCCTGCCGGCCGACCGTGTCGAGCAGCTGATCCGCGACCTCCGCGCGAAGAGCGACCACGAGCGGCGCGCCGCCTAGAGCCACGCCGCGCGTGACGTTCTCACGCCTGGCATAAGCCGGCTTGTATTTGAATGCGGCGCGCGATACCCTCGCACCATCGTCTTTCCTTTTCTACACGATGGCCACCTACGCAATCGGCGACATCCAAGGCTGCGCGCGCTCCCTGGAGCGCTTGCTCGAACTCATCCGGTTTGATCCTTCCGTAGACCGCCTCTGGTGCGTCGGCGATCTGGTCAATCGCGGCCCGGGTTCTCTTCGCGCCCTGCGCTACCTCAAACAGCTTGGCCCCTCCGTCCAGGTCGTCCTGGGCAATCACGATTTGTTCCTGCTGGCCGTATCGGAAGGGATCGTCGCCTTGCGGCCGAAAGACACAATCCAAGACATCCTGGCCGCCGACGATCGCGCCGAGCTCATCGATTGGCTCAAGCGACAACCGTTGCACCATCACGAAGGCGCCTATGTCATGGTTCATGCCGGCCTCCTGCCGCAATGGTCGGTCGACGATGCCGGGAGCCTGGCCCGGGAAGTCGAACGCACCCTGGGCGGACCGGAATCGCGATCATTCCTTGAGGCGCTCTTTCACGGACCTACTCCACAGTGGAAGGCGTCATTGACCGGCTATGAACGCTTGGCAGCCATCACACGGGCCCTCACCCGGCTGCGCACCTGCACCCCGGAAGGCGCCTTGTCCGGATTCTCCGGCCCTCCAAGCGATGCCCCTCACGGACACCTTCCCTGGTTCCGCATTCCGAACCGGCGGAGCAGCGATCACACCATTCTCTTCGGCCACTGGGCCGCGCTCGGCTTGCACATTGAGACAAATCTTTTGGGGTTGGACAGCGGCTGTGTGTGGGGCCGGCAATTGACGGCGATTCGACTGGAAGACCGGCAGGTGTTCCAGGTGGAGTATGCAGATGATCGCGGCCGGAGTTGAGCCCTCCCCCGCCAACCCGGATTGGCCGCGCTACTCATCCAGCCCCTTCCCCGCCTATCGATTCGTTCCAGGGACCAATCCCCATCCGCGACGGAGTCCGCAGGGCCATTCGTTTGGCTGTCCCGAGCCGAGGCCAACGCCCTGCAGACCAGACGACTGGTCCCAGTCCAAGGACTATCGCTTTGGAATCGATTTATACAATTTCGCGTACTGGTGGGAATGCCATGAGATCTTTGAAGGGTTCTGGCATGCGGTGGGACGAACGACCGAACAGGGACGGTTCTTCCAAGCGCTGATTCACCTGGCAGCGGCGAATCTGAAACATTTCACCAAGCATGAGGCTGCTGCGAGTCGCCTTCGGGAAAAGAGCCTTCGCCTCATTGCGGGATTACCTGATCGCTATATGGGAATCGACCTCGCAGAGTTCCGAACCAGACTTAAGGATGCAGAGATTCCCGGTTCATCTGATGCGTTGTTGGTCACGTTAGAGTCCGTCCGCGATCGTCCGACCCGGGCGTAGCACACTCGTCATCTTGTGCGCGAACCAATACCCTTGTCACACACCTGCCACAAGCCGGATGAGCGGGACCTCTTCTCCGATTCCAAACGAGACGGGCTTCTTGACCTCCTCCGGATTCACATACGTACAGAACAATCGATCCCACACTGAAAACGTCACGCCGAAATTGGCATGCTGGAGGGCCGGGTCATCGCTATGGTGTATGTGATGATAGCGGGGCGTGACGAAGATCCATTCCATCCAATTCGATCGCCAGGACACATTCATGTGCATCCAGTCGTTGAGCAACATGTGAGAGGACAGCACGACCAACCAGATCCACCAGGGCGCCAGTCCAAACACTGAATACGCAAAGATCCACGGAAGGTTGAACAAGATCTGCTGAGGGAATGACACTCGATACCCCGCCAGCCAGTACATCGTGATCGGCGAATGGTGCCATTTATGGATGCGCCAAACCGCCGTCAGATGCATGAACCGATGCATCCAATACGCGCCGAAGTCGCCGACAAGATAGTAGAGGGAAAAGGTCGCTGCTACCGGTAGCGCCATGATGGCTTCAGGAACAGGCACTCGAAGCGCGGCCCGGGCACTGAGAAACTCGGCAGCGGGCACGAGGATGAACCCGACGAGCGTACAGCCGATGAGGTCGTACGCCATCACTGAACGGTACGAAATCGCCCGGGCCGACGCGATCAGTTCGATCGCCGTCACCCCGACAAGCCTCGCCAAGAAAAGGACGGGTACAAATAGTCCGTGATCAAGAACGAATTGACAAAATTCCCGGCTGAGCAACCACTCGACCCATTCCATCCGGACAGCCCCCTCCAGTCATGAGGGGCCACTGTATCAGACTGACTTCAGCCCGT comes from Nitrospira sp. and encodes:
- a CDS encoding DUF309 domain-containing protein, whose protein sequence is MQMIAAGVEPSPANPDWPRYSSSPFPAYRFVPGTNPHPRRSPQGHSFGCPEPRPTPCRPDDWSQSKDYRFGIDLYNFAYWWECHEIFEGFWHAVGRTTEQGRFFQALIHLAAANLKHFTKHEAAASRLREKSLRLIAGLPDRYMGIDLAEFRTRLKDAEIPGSSDALLVTLESVRDRPTRA
- a CDS encoding sterol desaturase family protein gives rise to the protein MEWVEWLLSREFCQFVLDHGLFVPVLFLARLVGVTAIELIASARAISYRSVMAYDLIGCTLVGFILVPAAEFLSARAALRVPVPEAIMALPVAATFSLYYLVGDFGAYWMHRFMHLTAVWRIHKWHHSPITMYWLAGYRVSFPQQILFNLPWIFAYSVFGLAPWWIWLVVLSSHMLLNDWMHMNVSWRSNWMEWIFVTPRYHHIHHSDDPALQHANFGVTFSVWDRLFCTYVNPEEVKKPVSFGIGEEVPLIRLVAGV
- a CDS encoding symmetrical bis(5'-nucleosyl)-tetraphosphatase, with translation MATYAIGDIQGCARSLERLLELIRFDPSVDRLWCVGDLVNRGPGSLRALRYLKQLGPSVQVVLGNHDLFLLAVSEGIVALRPKDTIQDILAADDRAELIDWLKRQPLHHHEGAYVMVHAGLLPQWSVDDAGSLAREVERTLGGPESRSFLEALFHGPTPQWKASLTGYERLAAITRALTRLRTCTPEGALSGFSGPPSDAPHGHLPWFRIPNRRSSDHTILFGHWAALGLHIETNLLGLDSGCVWGRQLTAIRLEDRQVFQVEYADDRGRS